A window of the Hordeum vulgare subsp. vulgare chromosome 5H, MorexV3_pseudomolecules_assembly, whole genome shotgun sequence genome harbors these coding sequences:
- the LOC123399320 gene encoding methyl-CpG-binding domain-containing protein 10-like isoform X1: MATGGDRAAEELVSVEMPAPDGWAKKFTPQSRGRSEIVFISPTGEEIKNKKQLNSYLKANPGGPTSSEFDWSTGDTPRRSARISEKVKIFDSPEGEKIPKRTRNSSGRKGKQEKKEDPETEEGKETEAGKEAPSEAKGTDVEMTVAEAIEAAKSTDVEMKPAETNDVEMKVDEEVKAAPSEDAGKTEDSTPAPAEHKEDVKLAEPDAAPAPGGEDKQEDVNAAESDVTPAPAAEDVKQAESDAPPAPTVEDKKEDVKPAEADAPPAPVVEDIKPAEADAPPAPVVEDIKPAGADAPPAPVVEDIKPAGADAPPAPVVEDKEDVKPAEADAVPSPAMEDKKEDVKPSEADAAPQVSLEEVKTQEAPPVNFEEEVAPPASKPTENSVAAPGEPAIAPATVSETKSDAAAVDSQPGAAPNESPSAVNNGQLSPGASTVKCT; this comes from the exons ATGGCCACCGGCGGCGACCGCGCGGCGGAGGAGCTCGTGTCCGTCGAGATGCCCGCGCCCGACGGATGGGCCAAGAAG TTTACTCCCCAGAGCAGGGGAAGATCTGAGATTGTTTTTATTTCACCAACTGGAGAGGAAATTAAGAACAAGAAGCAGCTGAACAGCTATCTGAAGGCAAACCCTGGAGGCCCCACTTCATCGgagtttgactggtcaactg GTGATACCCCAAGGCGTTCTGCTCGGATTAGCGAGAAAGTGAAGATATTTGATAGCCCTGAGGGTGAAAAGATACCAAAGCGTACTAGGAACTCAAGTGGCAGAAAGGGGAAGCAAGAGAAAAAGGAGGATCCTGAAACTGAAGAAGGCAAAGAAACTGAGGCTGGCAAGGAGGCCCCCAGTGAAGCAAAGGGCACTGATGTGGAGATGACGGTTGCTGAGGCGATTGAAGCTGCAAAGAGCACTGATGTTGAGATGAAGCCTGCCGAAACAAATGATGTGGAGATGAAAGTTGATGAAGAGGTGAAAGCTGCTCCTAGTGAAGATGCAGGGAAGACCGAGGACTCCACTCCAGCTCCCGCAGAACACAAGGAAGATGTCAAACTAGCTGAGCCTGATGCCGCTCCTGCACCAGGGGGGGAAGACAAGCAGGAAGATGTCAATGCAGCTGAGTCTGATGTCACTCCGGCACCAGCGGCGGAAGATGTCAAACAAGCTGAATCTGATGCCCCTCCAGCACCAACAGTGGAAGACAAGAAGGAAGATGTCAAGCCAGCTGAGGCCGATGCCCCTCCAGCACCAGTGGTGGAAGATATCAAGCCAGCTGAGGCCGATGCCCCTCCGGCACCAGTGGTGGAAGATATCAAGCCAGCTGGGGCCGATGCCCCTCCGGCACCAGTGGTGGAAGATATCAAGCCAGCCGGGGCCGATGCCCCTCCGGCACCAGTGGTTGAAGACAAGGAAGATGTCAAGCCAGCTGAAGCTGATGCCGTTCCGTCTCCAGCAATGGAAGACAAGAAGGAAGATGTTAAGCCATCCGAGGCTGATGCTGCTCCTCAGGTAAGTTTGGAGGAGGTGAAGACACAGGAAGCTCCTCCGGTGAATTTTGAGGAGGAAGTAGCGCCTCCGGCAAGCAAACCAACTGAGAACTCAGTTGCTGCGCCTGGCGAGCCTGCTATTGCTCCTGCTACAGTATCTGAAACCAAATCAGATGCCGCCGCAGTAGACAGCCAACCCGGCGCGGCCCCCAATGAGTCGCCATCCGCCGTCAACAACGGGCAGCTGTCGCCTGGCGCCTCGACGGTGAAGTGCACCTGA
- the LOC123399321 gene encoding RING-H2 finger protein ATL70-like yields the protein MAALEIAFAAISVAVIIAIAYFLHTCSREATPVPMPTPTPPGAQEAAAGDVELQAGMDEAAISALPKVVVRGGAGAASSSSSTSCAVCLGEYDRGDVLRVLPDCAHSFHRPCVDQWLRLRPSCPVCRTPPSTPAPAAPSPSQT from the coding sequence ATGGCGGCGCTGGAGATCGCCTTCGCCGCCATCAGCGTCGCGGTCATCATCGCCATTGCATACTTCCTCCACACGTGCTCGCGGGAGGCCACGCCCGTGCCCATGCCGACGCCGACGCCCCCCGGCGCGCAGGAGGCGGCAGCCGGCGACGTGGAGCTGCAGGCCGGGATGGACGAGGCCGCGATCAGCGCGCTGCCCAAGGTGGTGGTGCGCGGCGGGGCCGgagcggcgtcgtcgtcgtcgtccacgAGCTGCGCGGTGTGCCTGGGGGAGTACGACCGGGGGGACGTGCTGCGGGTGCTGCCGGACTGCGCGCACTCGTTCCACCGGCCGTGCGTCGACCAGTGGCTACGCCTCCGCCCCAGCTGCCCCGTCTGCCGCACGCCGCCGTCGACACCGGCGCCGGCAGCACCCTCGCCCAGCCAGACGTGA
- the LOC123399320 gene encoding methyl-CpG-binding domain-containing protein 11-like isoform X2: MATGGDRAAEELVSVEMPAPDGWAKKFTPQSRGRSEIVFISPTGEEIKNKKQLNSYLKANPGGPTSSEFDWSTGDTPRRSARISEKVKIFDSPEGEKIPKRTRNSSGRKGKQEKKEDPETEEGKETEAGKEAPSEAKGTDVEMTVAEAIEAAKSTDVEMKPAETNDVEMKVDEEVKAAPSEDAGKTEDSTPAPAEHKEDVKLAEPDAAPAPGGEDKQEDVNAAESDVTPAPAAEDVKQAESDAPPAPTVEDKKEDVKPAEADAPPAPVVEDIKPAEADAPPAPVVEDIKPAGADAPPAPVVEDKEDVKPAEADAVPSPAMEDKKEDVKPSEADAAPQVSLEEVKTQEAPPVNFEEEVAPPASKPTENSVAAPGEPAIAPATVSETKSDAAAVDSQPGAAPNESPSAVNNGQLSPGASTVKCT, translated from the exons ATGGCCACCGGCGGCGACCGCGCGGCGGAGGAGCTCGTGTCCGTCGAGATGCCCGCGCCCGACGGATGGGCCAAGAAG TTTACTCCCCAGAGCAGGGGAAGATCTGAGATTGTTTTTATTTCACCAACTGGAGAGGAAATTAAGAACAAGAAGCAGCTGAACAGCTATCTGAAGGCAAACCCTGGAGGCCCCACTTCATCGgagtttgactggtcaactg GTGATACCCCAAGGCGTTCTGCTCGGATTAGCGAGAAAGTGAAGATATTTGATAGCCCTGAGGGTGAAAAGATACCAAAGCGTACTAGGAACTCAAGTGGCAGAAAGGGGAAGCAAGAGAAAAAGGAGGATCCTGAAACTGAAGAAGGCAAAGAAACTGAGGCTGGCAAGGAGGCCCCCAGTGAAGCAAAGGGCACTGATGTGGAGATGACGGTTGCTGAGGCGATTGAAGCTGCAAAGAGCACTGATGTTGAGATGAAGCCTGCCGAAACAAATGATGTGGAGATGAAAGTTGATGAAGAGGTGAAAGCTGCTCCTAGTGAAGATGCAGGGAAGACCGAGGACTCCACTCCAGCTCCCGCAGAACACAAGGAAGATGTCAAACTAGCTGAGCCTGATGCCGCTCCTGCACCAGGGGGGGAAGACAAGCAGGAAGATGTCAATGCAGCTGAGTCTGATGTCACTCCGGCACCAGCGGCGGAAGATGTCAAACAAGCTGAATCTGATGCCCCTCCAGCACCAACAGTGGAAGACAAGAAGGAAGATGTCAAGCCAGCTGAGGCCGATGCCCCTCCAGCACCAGTGGTGGAAGATATCAAGCCAGCTGAGGCCGATGCCCCTCCGGCACCAGTGGTGGAAGATATCAAGCCAGCTGGGGCCGATGCCCCTCCGGCACCAGTG GTTGAAGACAAGGAAGATGTCAAGCCAGCTGAAGCTGATGCCGTTCCGTCTCCAGCAATGGAAGACAAGAAGGAAGATGTTAAGCCATCCGAGGCTGATGCTGCTCCTCAGGTAAGTTTGGAGGAGGTGAAGACACAGGAAGCTCCTCCGGTGAATTTTGAGGAGGAAGTAGCGCCTCCGGCAAGCAAACCAACTGAGAACTCAGTTGCTGCGCCTGGCGAGCCTGCTATTGCTCCTGCTACAGTATCTGAAACCAAATCAGATGCCGCCGCAGTAGACAGCCAACCCGGCGCGGCCCCCAATGAGTCGCCATCCGCCGTCAACAACGGGCAGCTGTCGCCTGGCGCCTCGACGGTGAAGTGCACCTGA